A stretch of Chionomys nivalis chromosome 2, mChiNiv1.1, whole genome shotgun sequence DNA encodes these proteins:
- the LOC130870260 gene encoding ubiquitin-conjugating enzyme E2 N-like, protein MARLPRRIIKETQRLLAEPVPGIKADPDESNARYFHVVIAGPQDSSFEGGTFKLELFLPEEYPMAAPKVRFMTKIYHPNVDKLGRICLDILKDKWSPALLIRTVLLSIQALLSNPNPDDPLANDVAEQWKTNEAQAIETARAWTRLYAMNNI, encoded by the coding sequence ATGGCCCGGCTGCCCCGCAGGATCATCAAGGAAACCCAGCGTTTGTTGGCAGAACCAGTTCCTGGCATTAAAGCAGACCCAGATGAGAGCAACGCCCGTTATTTTCATGTGGTCATTGCTGGCCCCCAAGATTCCTCCTTTGAGGGAGGGACTTTTAAACTTGAACTATTCCTTCCAGAAGAATACCCAATGGCAGCACCTAAAGTACGTTTCATGACCAAAATTTATCATCCTAATGTAGATAAGTTGGGAAGAATATGTTtagatattttgaaagataaatggtCCCCAGCACTGCTGATTCGCACAGTTCTGCTATCAATCCAGGCTTTGTTAAGTAATCCTAATCCAGATGATCCGTTAGCAAATGATGTAGCCGAGCAGTGGAAGACCAATGAAGCCCAGGCCATAGAAACAGCGAGAGCATGGACTAGGCTGTATGCCATGAATAATATTTAA